A genome region from Pseudomonas pergaminensis includes the following:
- a CDS encoding DUF799 domain-containing protein has protein sequence MSLLKLTGALLALALLGGCAAPKTIDYTAYKQARPKSILVLPPINESPEVQASYSMVSQVTYPLAEAGYYVLPIALVDETFRQNGLTTANDIQAVPPTKLHDIFGADAALYITVTEYGTKYMLISSDTSVTASAKLVDLRTGTTLWTGSARASSEEGNNNGGGLVGMLITAAVKQVINSSTDAAHPIAGITSARLLSPGQRAGILYGPRNPKYGTD, from the coding sequence ATGAGCCTGTTGAAACTCACGGGCGCCTTGCTGGCCCTGGCCCTGCTCGGCGGTTGCGCAGCCCCCAAGACCATTGATTACACGGCGTACAAGCAGGCACGACCGAAGTCGATCCTGGTACTGCCGCCGATCAATGAGTCGCCGGAAGTGCAGGCGTCCTACAGCATGGTCTCGCAAGTGACCTACCCGTTGGCGGAAGCCGGCTACTACGTATTGCCGATTGCCCTGGTGGACGAAACCTTCCGCCAGAACGGTCTCACCACCGCCAACGATATCCAGGCCGTACCGCCGACCAAGCTGCACGACATCTTTGGGGCGGACGCGGCGCTGTACATCACCGTCACCGAGTACGGCACCAAGTACATGCTGATCTCCAGCGACACCTCCGTGACGGCTTCGGCCAAACTGGTGGACCTGCGCACCGGCACCACCCTGTGGACCGGCTCGGCGCGTGCTTCCAGCGAAGAAGGCAACAACAACGGTGGCGGTCTCGTCGGCATGCTGATCACGGCGGCGGTCAAGCAGGTGATCAACAGCTCCACCGATGCGGCGCACCCGATCGCCGGTATTACCAGTGCGCGCCTGCTGTCGCCGGGGCAGCGTGCGGGGATCCTGTACGGTCCGCGTAATCCGAAGTACGGTACGGACTGA
- a CDS encoding XRE family transcriptional regulator, producing MSEINPKQITFARVRRRFTKAQLAKELGITSRSLQNYETGASYPEAAVLEKIAKLLNFPQGFFFLDEDMPELREDSVSFRKLSKMTDALKACTFAAGAIAFRVNHWIEERFNLPAAGLPDLSDLAPEEAAATLRRIWGLGNAPIPNMIHLLESKGIRVFSLAEETREVDAFCTWYEGKPFVFLNTIKSAERSRFDAAHELGHLVRDVYTMQHGQAHGPEMERQADAFAAAFLMPRESVAANQPPTYSIKYLMKLKHYWGVSLAAMAYRFNSLGLVSEWNYRSLCIDIAKSGYRVNEPEPMERETSQLLTKVLDALHSRKQGRREIAESLSVSIDEINSLTFQLTRLSVVSGHVISGSTAKKGAPNLRLV from the coding sequence ATGTCCGAAATAAATCCCAAGCAAATCACGTTTGCCAGGGTTAGAAGACGCTTCACTAAAGCTCAGCTGGCAAAGGAGTTAGGTATCACTAGTCGTAGTCTACAGAATTACGAAACTGGTGCTTCTTACCCCGAGGCAGCGGTTCTGGAGAAAATCGCGAAGTTACTGAACTTTCCTCAGGGCTTTTTTTTCCTTGATGAAGATATGCCAGAGTTGAGGGAAGATTCGGTAAGTTTTCGTAAACTTTCAAAAATGACTGATGCGTTGAAAGCTTGCACTTTTGCAGCAGGAGCTATCGCGTTTAGAGTCAACCATTGGATTGAGGAAAGGTTTAATCTGCCTGCGGCAGGGTTACCCGACCTGAGCGATTTAGCACCTGAAGAGGCCGCTGCCACCCTTCGTAGGATATGGGGGCTAGGTAATGCGCCCATTCCTAATATGATTCACTTGCTTGAGTCGAAAGGTATACGTGTTTTTTCGTTGGCCGAAGAAACCCGAGAGGTTGATGCCTTTTGTACGTGGTACGAGGGTAAGCCATTTGTTTTCCTTAACACCATCAAGTCCGCGGAGCGAAGCCGCTTTGACGCCGCGCACGAACTAGGGCATTTGGTGCGGGACGTTTACACCATGCAGCATGGTCAAGCCCACGGACCTGAAATGGAGCGACAGGCAGATGCATTTGCTGCCGCCTTTCTAATGCCTAGAGAGAGTGTGGCTGCTAATCAACCACCCACTTACTCTATTAAGTATCTGATGAAGCTTAAACATTATTGGGGTGTGTCGCTCGCAGCTATGGCATACCGGTTTAATTCATTAGGCCTGGTCAGTGAGTGGAATTACCGCAGCCTCTGTATAGATATTGCTAAAAGTGGATATCGGGTTAATGAGCCTGAGCCGATGGAGCGAGAGACGTCGCAGTTACTCACTAAGGTTTTAGACGCTTTACATAGTCGAAAGCAGGGCCGTCGTGAAATTGCAGAAAGCTTGAGTGTGAGCATAGATGAAATTAATTCTCTAACGTTCCAGTTGACAAGGTTGTCGGTGGTTTCAGGGCATGTAATTAGTGGGTCGACCGCTAAGAAGGGTGCGCCAAACTTGAGGCTCGTATAG
- the lepB gene encoding signal peptidase I: MKPVKLSLQAFLMSCLVAGWGLVYVDRIKWGIRVAALLYTGIILMGLCGVIATPVGLYVLLGFIIAVKLASAVASAVLARRYTGPLDVPRKRFHALYVGVLIVITLILLTVLRAPLLGFNTYFVPTGSMAPTVSIGDYIVSDLKAGAPKVGDIVVYRWNGTEAIKRVAGIGGDTLAIVNGELIRNGENLGFFHAPADRVKGAESLTLAPVKVEPGHVYLLGDNRYNSNDSRFMGQVPVAEVVGKVTGIWFSNDRARIGTLFP, from the coding sequence ATGAAACCTGTAAAACTCTCCCTCCAAGCCTTCCTCATGTCCTGCCTGGTAGCTGGCTGGGGCCTGGTGTACGTCGATCGCATCAAGTGGGGCATCCGCGTCGCGGCACTCTTGTACACCGGTATCATCCTGATGGGCCTCTGCGGGGTGATCGCAACACCGGTCGGGTTGTATGTGCTGTTGGGCTTCATCATCGCGGTGAAGCTGGCGTCGGCGGTTGCGTCCGCCGTTTTGGCACGCCGCTATACAGGCCCGCTGGACGTACCGCGTAAACGGTTCCACGCGCTCTACGTTGGCGTGCTGATCGTGATCACCTTGATTCTGCTGACCGTGCTTCGGGCGCCGTTGCTGGGCTTCAATACGTACTTCGTGCCGACAGGCTCGATGGCTCCCACAGTGTCGATTGGCGACTACATCGTGTCCGACCTCAAGGCCGGTGCGCCCAAGGTCGGCGACATCGTGGTGTACCGCTGGAATGGCACCGAAGCGATCAAGCGCGTGGCGGGCATCGGCGGCGATACCTTGGCCATCGTGAACGGCGAGTTGATCCGCAACGGCGAAAACCTCGGCTTCTTCCACGCACCGGCAGACCGGGTCAAAGGCGCTGAGTCATTGACGCTGGCGCCGGTAAAGGTCGAACCGGGTCACGTCTACCTGCTGGGTGACAATCGCTACAACAGCAACGACAGCCGCTTCATGGGCCAAGTCCCGGTTGCAGAGGTGGTGGGCAAGGTCACCGGGATCTGGTTCTCGAATGATCGCGCACGTATCGGCACGTTATTCCCGTGA
- a CDS encoding DUF4810 domain-containing protein, producing the protein MSKAVKLALMLTAVAAVAGCHTAPQPLYQWESYQPQVYEYFKGEPKEAQVEALERDLQKINASGRKAPPGYHAHLGMLYLSMGKDDQMVQEFRTEKALFPESASYMDFLLKNAKTGVATK; encoded by the coding sequence ATGAGCAAGGCAGTCAAGTTGGCGTTGATGCTGACAGCAGTCGCAGCGGTCGCCGGGTGCCATACGGCGCCTCAACCCCTGTATCAGTGGGAAAGCTACCAGCCGCAGGTTTACGAGTACTTCAAGGGCGAGCCCAAGGAAGCACAGGTCGAGGCACTGGAGCGCGATCTGCAGAAGATCAACGCCAGCGGCCGCAAGGCCCCGCCGGGTTATCACGCCCACCTGGGCATGCTGTACCTGAGCATGGGCAAGGATGACCAGATGGTGCAGGAGTTCCGCACCGAGAAGGCGCTATTCCCTGAATCCGCCTCGTACATGGACTTTCTGCTGAAAAACGCCAAGACCGGAGTCGCCACTAAATGA
- a CDS encoding CsgG/HfaB family protein → MKTLSKILLSGLTAAALLTVAGCATESNRAMPVEQVASAHVAYSGVRVPIAVGKFDNRSSYMRGIFSDGVDRLGGQAKTILITHLQQTNRFSVLDRDNMGEISQEAAIKGTVQKLKGADYVVTGDVTEFGRKETGDRQLFGILGRGKTQVAYAKVALNIVNISTSEVVYSTQGAGEYALSNREVVGFGGTASYDSTLNGKVLDLAMREAINRLVDGINAGAWNPRN, encoded by the coding sequence GTGAAAACACTGTCCAAAATCCTGCTGTCCGGCCTCACCGCCGCAGCGTTGCTGACCGTGGCCGGTTGCGCCACGGAGAGCAACCGCGCAATGCCGGTGGAACAAGTCGCCAGCGCCCACGTCGCCTATTCCGGCGTGCGTGTGCCGATTGCCGTGGGCAAGTTCGACAACCGCTCCAGCTACATGCGCGGCATTTTCTCCGACGGCGTTGACCGCCTCGGTGGCCAGGCCAAGACTATCCTGATCACCCACCTGCAGCAGACCAACCGCTTCAGCGTGCTGGACCGCGACAACATGGGCGAAATCTCCCAGGAAGCCGCGATCAAAGGCACCGTGCAGAAACTCAAGGGTGCTGACTACGTCGTGACCGGCGATGTGACCGAGTTCGGCCGCAAGGAAACCGGCGACCGCCAGCTGTTTGGCATTCTCGGCCGTGGCAAGACCCAGGTGGCCTACGCCAAAGTCGCGCTGAACATCGTCAACATCAGCACGTCCGAAGTGGTGTATTCCACCCAGGGCGCCGGTGAATACGCGCTGTCCAACCGTGAAGTGGTCGGCTTCGGCGGCACCGCCAGCTACGACTCCACCCTCAATGGCAAGGTCCTGGACCTGGCCATGCGCGAAGCCATCAACCGCCTCGTCGACGGCATCAACGCCGGCGCCTGGAACCCGCGTAACTGA
- a CDS encoding vWA domain-containing protein: MSRPLLFLRPAAQGFAVTMVVALAGCGLSSSPELAKPAEPVAELQSAPVQGALVKRMAMPAPMRMQESAAMDYRSEPREQYANLPDNPVHRVAETPVSTFSVDVDTGSYANVRRFLNHGSLPPEGAVRLEEMVNYFPYHYALPTDGSPFGVTTEVAATPWNPRTQLLRIGIKASDRPVAELAPANLVFLVDVSGSMDRREGLPLVKSTLKLLVDQLREQDRVSLVVYAGESRIVLKPTSGRDKVKIRNAIDQLTAGGSTAGASGIELAYQMAREGFIDNGINRILLATDGDFNVGISDFDSLKQMAVEQRKSGVSLTTLGFGVDNYNEHLMEQLADAGDGNYAYIDNLREARKVLVDQLSSTLAVVARDVKLQVEFNPAQVSEYRLLGYENRALRREDFNNDKVDAGEIGAGHTVTALYEIVPKGEKGWLEPLRYAAAPVAGDKSAELAMLRVRYKPAAGGDSQLIERPISHESTNASDDLRFAAAVAAFAQQLKGDGRYTGSMSLQDTAALARSARGNDPFGLRNEFVQLVELAQSLKH; the protein is encoded by the coding sequence ATGTCCCGTCCTCTGCTCTTCCTGCGTCCTGCCGCCCAAGGCTTTGCCGTCACCATGGTGGTGGCGTTGGCCGGTTGTGGGCTGTCCTCATCCCCTGAGTTGGCCAAACCGGCTGAGCCCGTCGCCGAATTGCAAAGCGCGCCGGTCCAGGGCGCCTTGGTCAAACGCATGGCAATGCCCGCCCCAATGCGCATGCAGGAATCAGCGGCGATGGACTACCGCAGCGAACCCCGCGAGCAATACGCAAACCTGCCGGACAACCCGGTGCATCGCGTGGCCGAAACGCCGGTTTCAACCTTCAGTGTTGATGTCGACACGGGTAGCTACGCCAACGTCAGACGCTTCCTCAACCACGGCAGCCTGCCGCCCGAAGGCGCTGTGCGACTCGAGGAAATGGTCAACTATTTCCCCTACCACTACGCGTTGCCCACCGACGGCTCGCCCTTTGGCGTGACCACCGAAGTGGCCGCCACACCGTGGAACCCGCGCACCCAACTGCTGCGCATCGGCATCAAGGCGTCCGACCGCCCCGTGGCGGAGTTGGCGCCGGCCAACCTGGTGTTCCTGGTGGACGTGTCCGGCTCCATGGACCGTCGCGAAGGCTTGCCGCTGGTGAAAAGCACGCTGAAATTGCTGGTGGATCAGTTGCGTGAGCAGGACCGTGTTTCGCTGGTGGTCTATGCCGGTGAGTCCCGGATAGTGCTCAAACCGACTTCCGGTCGAGACAAGGTGAAGATCCGCAACGCCATTGACCAACTCACCGCAGGCGGCTCCACGGCGGGCGCTTCCGGCATCGAACTGGCCTACCAGATGGCCCGCGAAGGCTTTATCGACAACGGCATCAACCGCATCCTGCTGGCGACCGACGGTGATTTCAACGTGGGCATCAGTGATTTCGACAGCCTCAAACAGATGGCGGTAGAGCAGCGCAAAAGCGGTGTGTCCCTCACCACCCTGGGTTTCGGTGTGGATAACTACAACGAACACCTGATGGAACAATTGGCCGACGCCGGTGACGGCAATTACGCTTACATCGACAACCTGCGCGAAGCGCGCAAAGTGCTGGTGGACCAACTCAGCTCGACCCTGGCGGTGGTGGCGCGGGATGTGAAGTTGCAGGTGGAATTCAATCCGGCGCAGGTCAGTGAATATCGCCTGCTGGGCTATGAAAACCGCGCCCTGAGGCGTGAGGATTTCAACAACGACAAGGTCGACGCTGGTGAAATTGGCGCAGGGCATACAGTCACAGCGCTGTACGAAATTGTGCCTAAAGGCGAGAAGGGCTGGTTGGAGCCTTTGCGGTACGCCGCTGCACCTGTGGCCGGGGACAAATCCGCTGAGCTGGCGATGCTGCGTGTACGCTACAAGCCTGCGGCGGGTGGTGACAGTCAACTGATCGAGCGGCCCATCAGTCATGAGTCCACCAATGCCAGCGATGACCTGCGCTTCGCGGCAGCCGTGGCTGCTTTCGCCCAACAGCTCAAGGGCGATGGCCGCTACACTGGCAGCATGAGCCTGCAGGACACTGCCGCACTGGCCCGCTCAGCCCGAGGCAATGACCCGTTCGGCTTGCGTAACGAGTTCGTGCAACTGGTGGAATTGGCCCAAAGCCTCAAACACTGA
- a CDS encoding RNA polymerase sigma factor: MAVPDDSPSDEALLARYRTGDSAAFEALYARHRQGLYRFLVSLSNKAELAEEIYQETWLSLIRSATQPQGRASFRTWLFQIARNRLIDYWRKHGIHNPLHDSYDEQLHAQADDSAGPEQQLSLSRDQARLDAALQDLPEDQREVFLLRLHGDLEVPQIAALTGAPLETVKSRLRYAQQKLRRLLAEEIPA; the protein is encoded by the coding sequence ATGGCCGTACCCGATGATTCACCCAGCGACGAAGCGCTGCTGGCCCGCTACCGAACCGGCGACAGCGCCGCGTTCGAAGCCTTGTACGCGCGCCATCGCCAGGGCCTGTACCGGTTCCTCGTGTCCTTGAGCAACAAGGCCGAACTGGCCGAGGAAATCTACCAGGAGACCTGGCTCAGCCTGATCCGCAGCGCCACCCAGCCACAAGGCCGGGCGAGTTTTCGTACATGGTTGTTCCAGATCGCCCGCAACCGCCTGATCGATTACTGGCGCAAGCACGGCATCCACAACCCGCTGCACGACAGCTACGACGAGCAACTGCACGCCCAGGCCGACGACAGCGCCGGCCCCGAGCAGCAACTGAGCCTCAGCCGCGACCAGGCGCGACTCGACGCCGCGCTGCAAGACCTGCCCGAAGACCAGCGCGAAGTCTTCCTGCTGCGCCTGCACGGCGACCTCGAAGTGCCGCAAATTGCCGCCCTCACCGGCGCCCCGCTGGAAACCGTCAAAAGCCGCCTGCGTTACGCCCAGCAGAAACTGCGCCGCCTGCTGGCCGAGGAGATACCCGCATGA